A window from Lepus europaeus isolate LE1 chromosome 20, mLepTim1.pri, whole genome shotgun sequence encodes these proteins:
- the LOC133749802 gene encoding olfactory receptor 7A17-like: MEPGNKTQPSEFLLLGFSEDPALQPLILGLFLSMYLVTVAGNLLIILAILSDPHLHTPMYFFLSNLSLVDVCFTSTTVPKMLVNIQMQSQAISYAGCITQMFFFILFAGLDDLLLAVMAYDRFVAICHPLHYTVIMNPWLCVQLVLVSWIISVLHALLHSLMVLQLSFCANLEIAQFFCELSQVVHTSCSDTFLNDVLVFLAAMLLGGGPLAGILYSYSKITSSICAISSAQGKYKAFSTCASHLSVVSLFYGTSLGVYLSAGAAPSSASTATASVMYTVVTPMLNPFIYSLRNTDIKRALKGLFGQKL; the protein is encoded by the coding sequence ATGGAACCAGGCAACAAAACTCAGCCTTCAGAATTCCTCCTTCTGGGATTCTCAGaggacccagcactgcagcccctcATACTTgggctcttcctctccatgtacctggtcactgtggctgggaacctgctcatcatcctggccatcctctcagacccccacctccacacgcccatgtacttcttcctctccaacctgTCCTTGGTGGACGTCTGCTTCACCTCCACCACCGTCCCCAAGATGCTGGTGAACATCCAGATGCAGAGCCAAGCCATCAGCTATGCAGGCTGCATCACCCAGATGTTCTTCTTCATActctttgcagggctggatgatcTTCTGCTGGCCGTGATGGCCTATGACAGGTTTGTGGCCATCTGTCACCCTCTGCACTACACGGTCATCATGAACCCCTGGCTCTGTGTGCAGCTGGTCCTGGTGTCCTGGATCATCAGTGTCCTGCATGCCTTGTTGCACAGCCTAATGGTGCTGCAGCTGTCTTTCTGTGCAAACCTGGAAATTGCACAGTTTTTCTGTGAGCTGAGTCAGGTGGTCCACACCTCCTGCTCTGACACTTTTCTTAATGATGTGTTGGTATTTCTTGCAGCAATGCTCCTTGGGGGAGGTCCCCTGGCTGGCATCCTTTACTCCTACTCTAAGATCACCTCCTCCATCTGTGCAATCTCCTCAGCTCAGGGGAAGTATAAGGCgttctccacctgtgcctctcacctctcTGTCGTCTCCTTGTTTTATGGCACAAGCTTAGGTGTGTACCTCAGTGCTGGTGCagcccccagctcagcctccactgccacagcctctgtgatgTACACGGTGGTcacccccatgctgaaccccttcatctacagcctgaggaacaCAGACATCAAAAGAGCTTTGAAAGGACTCTTTGGCCAGAAACTATAA